In Trifolium pratense cultivar HEN17-A07 linkage group LG7, ARS_RC_1.1, whole genome shotgun sequence, a genomic segment contains:
- the LOC123899084 gene encoding WUSCHEL-related homeobox 7-like, with protein MDEGMSGFCIRNGSVRGSSGTKCGRWNPTTEQVKVLTELFSSGLRTPSTDQIQKISNQLSFYGKIESKNVFYWFQNHKARERQKRRRKVSSSSDDDDDSNKDVFRRANVMSVNSSTQNFAQVYKVSEPKRVMETLELFPLNSFGESESKNLRVYANECRDNMFSYTMREQMDHPPLDLCLSFM; from the exons ATGGATGAGGGAATGTCAGGCTTTTGTATTAGAAATGGAAGTGTTCGTGGCAGTAGTGGTACAAAATGTGGGCGTTGGAATCCAACTACTGAACAAGTTAAGGTTCTGACTGAACTTTTCAGTTCAGGACTCCGTACACCAAGTACTGATCAGATTCAAAAGATTTCTAATCAGCTTAGTTTTTATGGTAAGATTGAGAGTAAGAATGTTTTTTATTGGTTTCAAAATCATAAGGCTAGGGAAAGACAGAAGCGTCGTCGTAAGGTGTCGTCATCatcagatgacgatgatgatAGTAATAAGGATGTGTTTCGTCGAGCAAATGTTATGTCGGTTAATTCTTCTACACAAA ATTTTGCTCAGGTCTATAAGGTTTCAGAGCCAAAGAGGGTGATGGAGACACTAGAGCTCTTTCCCTTGAACTCATTTGGTGAATCAGAGTCAAAGAATTTGAGGGTCTATGCAAATGAATGCAGGGATAATATGTTTTCATACACAATGAGGGAACAAATGGATCACCCACCATTAGATCTTTGTTTGAGTTTTATGTAA